One window of the Ananas comosus cultivar F153 linkage group 21, ASM154086v1, whole genome shotgun sequence genome contains the following:
- the LOC109726346 gene encoding protein BEARSKIN2-like — translation MAASASSSGANGVPPGFRFHPTDEELLLFYLKKKVSFEKFDLEVIREVDLNKIEPWELQERCRIGSTPQNEWYFFSHKDRKYPTGSRTNRATNAGFWKATGRDKSIRTSYRKIGMRKTLVFYRGRAPHGQKSDWIMHEYRLDDGDDPQAGNSEDGWVVCRVFKKKCFFKSGAAVEGSTSQSSTTEAAAHLLLPPPTTTAAAAAFHAMAEEEGDSGGGRDQEGRGATQGPTEWAVALDGFNATAAATVQRGGHEMDLWGSYGK, via the exons ATGGCGGCTTCTGCTTCTTCGTCGGGCGCGAACGGAGTTCCGCCCGGGTTTCGGTTCCACCCCACGGATGAAGAGCTTCTGCTTTTCTACCTCAAGAAGAAGGTCTCTTTCGAGAAGTTCGATCTCGAGGTGATTCGAGAGGTCGATCTCAATAAGATCGAGCCGTGGGAATTACAAG AAAGGTGCCGGATCGGATCGACGCCGCAGAACGAGTGGTACTTCTTCAGCCACAAGGACAGGAAGTATCCGACAGGGTCGCGGACGAACCGCGCGACGAACGCCGGATTCTGGAAGGCCACGGGGCGCGACAAGTCCATCAGGACCAGCTACAGGAAGATCGGCATGCGGAAGACCCTCGTCTTCTACCGCGGCCGCGCCCCGCACGGCCAGAAGTCTGACTGGATCATGCACGAGTACCGCCTCGACGATGGCGACGACCCCCAGGCCGGCAACAGT GAGGATGGGTGGGTGGTGTGCCGGGTGTTCAAGAAGAAGTGCTTCTTCAAGTCCGGAGCCGCTGTGGAAGGAAGCACGAGCCAGTCCTCCACCACGGAAGCAGCCGCCCATTTACTACTACCGCCTCCCAcaaccaccgccgccgccgccgccttccacGCG atggcggaggaggagggcgacAGCGGTGGCGGCAGAGATCAGGAGGGGCGGGGCGCCACCCAGGGCCCCACCGAGTGGGCGGTGGCGCTCGACGGATTCAACGCCACTGCTGCCGCGACGGTGCAGCGCGGCGGGCACGAGATGGACTTGTGGGGATCATACGGGAAGTAA
- the LOC109726249 gene encoding MADS-box transcription factor 21-like — MGRGKIEIKRIENTTNRQVTFCKRRNGLLKKAYELSVLCDAEVALIVFSSRGRLYEYSNNSTKSIIERYKKASDKSNSGPVIEVNSQQYYLQEAAKLRHQIQILQNANRHLMGDSLSSLTVKELKQLENRLERGITRIRSKKHELLFAEIEHMQKRELELQHDNMHLRAKVVENQRAQESGMQQPANEFDALAPVDLNAFYRVGILETAPNVLERRDRTALQLRCESKPDSTA; from the exons ATGGGGAGGGGCAAGATTGAGATCAAGAGGATCGAGAACACGACGAACCGCCAAGTGACTTTCTGCAAGCGGCGGAACGGGCTGCTGAAGAAAGCGTACGAGCTCTCCGTTCTCTGCGATGCCGAGGTCGCGCTCATCGTCTTCTCAAGCCGCGGCCGCCTCTACGAGTATTCGAACAACAG CACAAAATCAATCATTGAGAGGTACAAGAAGGCTTCTGATAAATCCAACTCAGGTCCAGTTATAGAAGTCAATTCTCAA CAATACTACCTGCAAGAAGCTGCGAAACTGCGTCATCAGATTCAAATACTGCAGAATGCGAACCG GCACTTAATGGGTGATTCTTTGAGTTCTTTGACTGTGAAGGAGCTCAAGCAACTCGAGAACCGCCTCGAAAGAGGCATCACAAGGATCAGATCTAAGAAG CATGAGTTGCTGTTCGCAGAAATCGAACACATGCAGAAAAGG GAATTGGAGCTTCAACATGACAACATGCATCTCAGAGCTAAG GTTGTGGAAAATCAGAGAGCACAAGAATCAGGTATGCAGCAACCTGCGAACGAGTTCGACGCGCTCGCACCGGTCGATTTGAACGCTTTTTACCGCGTCGGCATTTTAGAGACCGCACCGAACGTTTTGGAACGTCGCGACCGAACTGCGCTGCAACTCAGGTGCGAGTCTAAGCCTGATTCAACTGCATGA
- the LOC109726752 gene encoding probable splicing factor 3A subunit 1 translates to MLGPILPLPAPPADGDLGPTPPAQLPNDPQTDQSNQQKDEPSQPPAPVATHTRTIGIIHPPPDIRVIIEKTAGFVARNGPEFEKRILANNAGNAKFNFLIASDPYHAYYQHRVTEFRNQFQSQPSGDSSQQLDSAPAPSDSTAAPAAAPAAADEGSKTDPAAQFRIPLQKALEPPEAELYTVRLPEGITGEELDIIKLTAQFVARNGKSFLQSLASRELTNPQFHFLKPTHSMFTFFTTLTDTYSRVLMPDKDKPDKITDRLRKSIADMTTVLERCLHRLEWERSQEQARQKAEDEIEQERVQMAMIDWHDFIVVEMIEFADDEDEELPKPMTLEEVIRRSKMSSLEDEEAAAMEVAEPGKEVEMEMDEEEVHLVEEGMRAARLDENGGGDKKNEMKPPADEEPPMRIVKNWKRPEERLPAERDPTKFVISPITGELIPINEMAEHMRISLIDPKYKEQKERMMAKIRETTLAADDEISRNIVGLARTRPDIFGTTEEEVSNAVKAEIEKKKDEQPKQVIWDGHSGSIGRTATQALSQSISSEEQNDAASSDGMILPGPAPPPRPGFPGIRPLPPPPGLALNLPRYLPNSVPYSTPPTSGGVAVPPLRMGVGPMMPTMRPPPPPPMNVTPNQQSIGMSRPPIPTMISMNPPNIPVPPPPGSQFTPLMVQRPPYVPMPMPPPNMQIAPPPPLPLGMPPPPPPEEAPPPLPDEPEPKRQRIDEVSLIPEDQFIAQHPGSIRISVSVPNVDEGNLKGQTLEITVQSLSETIGSLKEKIAGEVQLPSNKQKLSARAGFLKDNLTLAYYNIGPGDTVTLALRERGGRKKYPI, encoded by the exons ATGTTAGGCCCCATTTTGCCCCTCCCGGCCCCCCCGGCCGACGGAGACCTCGGCCCGACCCCTCCCGCTCAGCTCCCCAATGATCCCCAAACCGACCAATCCAATCAGCAAAAGGATGAGCCTTCCCAGCCCCCGGCCCCCGTCGCGACGCACACCCGAACAATCGGGATCATCCACCCCCCGCCAGATATTAGGGTTATCATCGAAAAGACCGCAGGTTTTGTCGCCCGGAATGGCCCCGAATTCGAAAAAAGGATCCTTGCGAACAATGCCGGGAATGCCAAGTTTAACTTTCTTATTGCGTCGGATCCGTATCATGCTTATTACCAGCATAGGGTTACCGAATTCCGGAACCAGTTCCAGTCTCAGCCGTCTGGCGACTCTTCCCAGCAATTGGATTCTGCCCCCGCCCCCTCGGACTCGACCGCCGCCCCTGCCGCGGCCCCGGCGGCTGCTGATGAGGGTTCTAAGACGGACCCTGCCGCGCAGTTCAGAATCCCCCTGCAGAAGGCTCTGGAACCTCCTGAGGCTGAGCTGTACACTGTCCGCCTGCCTGAAGGGATTACGGGCGAGGAGTTGGATATCATCAAGCTGACCGCGCAGTTTGTTGCTAGGAATGGGAAGAGCTTCTTGCAGAGCCTGGCCAGCCGGGAGCTGACCAACCCGCAGTTCCACTTCCTGAAACCGACCCACAGCATGTTCACGTTCTTCACGACGCTCACGGACACCTATTCGCGGGTGCTGATGCCGGACAAGGACAAGCCGGATAAGATAACGGACAGGCTGAGGAAGAGCATCGCGGACATGACGACGGTGCTCGAGCGGTGCTTGCACCGCCTGGAGTGGGAGCGGTCGCAGGAGCAGGCGCGACAGAAGGCGGAGGACGAGATCGAGCAGGAGAGGGTGCAGATGGCTATGATCGATTGGCACGATTTCATTGTTGTCGAGATGATTGAATTTGCCGATGATGAGGATGAAGAGCTCCCCAAGCCCATGACCTTAGAAGAAGTCATAAGGAGGAGCAAGATGTCTTCTTTGGAGGATGAAGAGGCGGCCGCTATGGAGGTGGCGGAGCCGGGCAAGGaggtggagatggagatggacgAAGAAGAGGTCCACCTTGTTGAAGAAGGAATGAGGGCGGCGAGGCTTGACGAGAACGGTGGGGGCGACAAGAAGAATGAAATGAAACCACCTGCGGATGAGGAGCCGCCTATGAGGATAGTGAAGAATTGGAAGAGGCCTGAGGAGCGGCTGCCTGCCGAAAGGGACCCAACCAAGTTTGTCATTTCGCCAATCACGGGTGAGCTAATTCCGATCAATGAGATGGCGGAGCATATGCGAATTTCGCTCATAGACCCGAAATATAAGGAGCAGAAGGAAAGGATGATGGCCAAAATTAGAGAAACCACACTCGCGGCCGACGACGAGATATCTAGGAACATCGTGGGGCTTGCCAGAACTCGCCCTGATATTTTCGGCACCACGGAGGAGGAGGTGTCGAACGCTGTCAAGGCGGAGATCGAAAAGAAGAAGGACGAGCAGCCTAAGCAGGTCATATGGGACGGGCATTCAGGAAGCATCGGCCGCACTGCCACTCAGGCCTTGTCGCAGAGTATTTCCAGTGAGGAGCAGAATGATGCTGCTAGTAGTGATGGGATGATTCTTCCAGGGCCTGCTCCTCCTCCAAGACCTGGTTTTCCAGGTATCCGGCCCCTTCCTCCGCCACCTGGTTTGGCTTTGAATCTCCCGCGTTATTTGCCCAATTCTGTTCCGTATTCTACTCCTCCGACTAGTGGCGGTGTCGCGGTTCCGCCCCTCAGAATGGGAGTTGGCCCCATGATGCCAACTATGAGGCCACCCCCTCCACCTCCAATGAACGTAACGCCAAATCAGCAGTCCATCGGGATGAGCCGTCCACCTATTCCAACAATGATCTCGATGAATCCTCCCAATATTCCTGTTCCACCACCTCCTGGGTCGCAGTTCACTCCTTTGATGGTTCAGCGCCCTCCTTATGTTCCCATGCCTATGCCGCCACCGAACATGCAGATTGCCCCACCGCCACCCCTGCCACTTGGCatgcctccgcctccacctcctgAGGAAGCTCCTCCTCCGTTGCCTGATGAGCCAGAACCGAAGAGGCAGAGAATTGATGAGGTTTCTCTCATCCCTGAGGATCAATTCATTGCTCAGCACCCG GGATCCATTCGCATTTCTGTGTCCGTTCCTAATGTTGATGAAGGGAACTTAAAAGGCCAAACTTTGGAGATCACTGTGCAGTCTTTGTCTGAGACAATTGGTAGTCTCAAAGAGAAGATTGCCGGCGAGGTTCAGCTTCCTTCTAATAAGCAAAAGCTGAGTGCCCGGGCGGGTTTTCTCAAGGACAACCTTACTCTTGCATACTACAACATCGGGCCTGGAGATACAGTTACCCTAGCTTTGAGGGAACGTGGTGGAAGAaagaa atatcctatctag
- the LOC109726753 gene encoding putative 12-oxophytodienoate reductase 8 isoform X1, which translates to METIPLLTPYKMGRFNLSHRNGVSNDILDVRIVLAPLTRSRSYGNLPQKHAILYYSQRTTKGGLLIAEATGVSSTAQGYPNTPGVWTAEQVEAWKPVVDAVHRNGGVFFCQIWHVGRASTCDYQPNGQAPISSTDKPITPQTRTDGTVEAFSTPRRLRTDEIPQIVNDFKLAARNAIEARNLLLHIRSNFDGVEIHAAYGYLLEQFMKDSVNDRTDEYGGSIENRCRFALEVVEAVANEIGPDRVGIRLSPYSNCLDCRDSNPTALGLYMVQSLNKYNILYCSMVEPDMVKVGGKLRAARGLSPMRKAFEGSFMVGGGYDREEGNKAVAEGYADLVAYGKWFLANPDLPKRFEINAGLNKYDRSTFYTSDPVVGYTDYPFLDSVS; encoded by the exons ATGGAAACAATTCCTCTTCTTACTCCCTACAAGATGGGGAGATTCAATCTCTCCCACAG AAATGGAGTTTCCAATGATATTCTTGACGTTAGGATCGTTTTGGCGCCGTTGACGCGATCGCGGTCGTACGGCAATCTTCCTCAGAAACATGCGATATTGTACTACTCTCAGAGAACCACGAAGGGCGGCCTTCTAATTGCCGAGGCAACAGGGGTCTCGAGCACAGCTCAGGGATATCCGAACACTCCCGGTGTGTGGACGGCGGAGCAAGTGGAGGCGTGGAAGCCTGTCGTGGACGCCGTGCATCGGAACGGCGGAGTTTTCTTCTGCCAGATTTGGCATGTAGGAAGGGCGTCGACCTGCG ATTACCAACCTAATGGACAAGCACCAATCTCAAGCACCGACAAGCCGATCACGCCTCAAACCCGCACCGACGGCACCGTCGAAGCATTCTCTACTCCCCGAAGGCTAAGAACCGATGAGATCCCTCAAATCGTCAATGATTTCAAACTCGCCGCAAGGAATGCCATCGAAGCACGTAACCTTCTGCTCCACATCCGAAGCA ACTTCGATGGGGTCGAAATCCACGCCGCGTACGGCTATCTACTCGAACAGTTCATGAAAGACAGTGTCAACGACCGAACCGACGAGTACGGCGGGAGCATCGAGAACCGCTGCCGCTTTGCTTTAGAGGTCGTCGAAGCGGTCGCGAATGAGATCGGGCCCGACAGAGTTGGAATCCGGCTCTCGCCGTATTCCAACTGCTTGGACTGCCGTGACTCGAACCCGACTGCCCTGGGGCTATACATGGTCCAGTCACTCAACAAGTATAACATCCTCTACTGCAGTATGGTCGAGCCCGACATGGTTAAGGTGGGCGGGAAATTGCGAGCTGCCCGCGGCCTTTCTCCGATGAGGAAGGCTTTCGAGGGGAGTTTTATGGTGGGAGGAGGGTATGATAGAGAGGAAGGGAACAAGGCCGTGGCCGAGGGGTACGCGGATTTGGTGGCTTATGGTAAATGGTTCTTGGCTAATCCCGACTTGCCGAAAAGATTCGAGATCAATGCAGGTCTGAACAAGTATGATAGGTCTACCTTCTATACTTCTGATCCTGTTGTGGGGTATACAGATTACCCATTTCTTGATTCTGTTTCATAA
- the LOC109726753 gene encoding putative 12-oxophytodienoate reductase 8 isoform X2 produces the protein METIPLLTPYKMGRFNLSHRNGVSNDILDVRIVLAPLTRSRSYGNLPQKHAILYYSQRTTKGGLLIAEATGVSSTAQGYPNTPGVWTAEQVEAWKPVVDAVHRNGGVFFCQIWHVGRASTCDYQPNGQAPISSTDKPITPQTRTDGTVEAFSTPRRLRTDEIPQIVNDFKLAARNAIEAHFDGVEIHAAYGYLLEQFMKDSVNDRTDEYGGSIENRCRFALEVVEAVANEIGPDRVGIRLSPYSNCLDCRDSNPTALGLYMVQSLNKYNILYCSMVEPDMVKVGGKLRAARGLSPMRKAFEGSFMVGGGYDREEGNKAVAEGYADLVAYGKWFLANPDLPKRFEINAGLNKYDRSTFYTSDPVVGYTDYPFLDSVS, from the exons ATGGAAACAATTCCTCTTCTTACTCCCTACAAGATGGGGAGATTCAATCTCTCCCACAG AAATGGAGTTTCCAATGATATTCTTGACGTTAGGATCGTTTTGGCGCCGTTGACGCGATCGCGGTCGTACGGCAATCTTCCTCAGAAACATGCGATATTGTACTACTCTCAGAGAACCACGAAGGGCGGCCTTCTAATTGCCGAGGCAACAGGGGTCTCGAGCACAGCTCAGGGATATCCGAACACTCCCGGTGTGTGGACGGCGGAGCAAGTGGAGGCGTGGAAGCCTGTCGTGGACGCCGTGCATCGGAACGGCGGAGTTTTCTTCTGCCAGATTTGGCATGTAGGAAGGGCGTCGACCTGCG ATTACCAACCTAATGGACAAGCACCAATCTCAAGCACCGACAAGCCGATCACGCCTCAAACCCGCACCGACGGCACCGTCGAAGCATTCTCTACTCCCCGAAGGCTAAGAACCGATGAGATCCCTCAAATCGTCAATGATTTCAAACTCGCCGCAAGGAATGCCATCGAAGCAC ACTTCGATGGGGTCGAAATCCACGCCGCGTACGGCTATCTACTCGAACAGTTCATGAAAGACAGTGTCAACGACCGAACCGACGAGTACGGCGGGAGCATCGAGAACCGCTGCCGCTTTGCTTTAGAGGTCGTCGAAGCGGTCGCGAATGAGATCGGGCCCGACAGAGTTGGAATCCGGCTCTCGCCGTATTCCAACTGCTTGGACTGCCGTGACTCGAACCCGACTGCCCTGGGGCTATACATGGTCCAGTCACTCAACAAGTATAACATCCTCTACTGCAGTATGGTCGAGCCCGACATGGTTAAGGTGGGCGGGAAATTGCGAGCTGCCCGCGGCCTTTCTCCGATGAGGAAGGCTTTCGAGGGGAGTTTTATGGTGGGAGGAGGGTATGATAGAGAGGAAGGGAACAAGGCCGTGGCCGAGGGGTACGCGGATTTGGTGGCTTATGGTAAATGGTTCTTGGCTAATCCCGACTTGCCGAAAAGATTCGAGATCAATGCAGGTCTGAACAAGTATGATAGGTCTACCTTCTATACTTCTGATCCTGTTGTGGGGTATACAGATTACCCATTTCTTGATTCTGTTTCATAA
- the LOC109726753 gene encoding putative 12-oxophytodienoate reductase 8 isoform X3, translating into METIPLLTPYKMGRFNLSHRIVLAPLTRSRSYGNLPQKHAILYYSQRTTKGGLLIAEATGVSSTAQGYPNTPGVWTAEQVEAWKPVVDAVHRNGGVFFCQIWHVGRASTCDYQPNGQAPISSTDKPITPQTRTDGTVEAFSTPRRLRTDEIPQIVNDFKLAARNAIEARNLLLHIRSNFDGVEIHAAYGYLLEQFMKDSVNDRTDEYGGSIENRCRFALEVVEAVANEIGPDRVGIRLSPYSNCLDCRDSNPTALGLYMVQSLNKYNILYCSMVEPDMVKVGGKLRAARGLSPMRKAFEGSFMVGGGYDREEGNKAVAEGYADLVAYGKWFLANPDLPKRFEINAGLNKYDRSTFYTSDPVVGYTDYPFLDSVS; encoded by the exons ATGGAAACAATTCCTCTTCTTACTCCCTACAAGATGGGGAGATTCAATCTCTCCCACAG GATCGTTTTGGCGCCGTTGACGCGATCGCGGTCGTACGGCAATCTTCCTCAGAAACATGCGATATTGTACTACTCTCAGAGAACCACGAAGGGCGGCCTTCTAATTGCCGAGGCAACAGGGGTCTCGAGCACAGCTCAGGGATATCCGAACACTCCCGGTGTGTGGACGGCGGAGCAAGTGGAGGCGTGGAAGCCTGTCGTGGACGCCGTGCATCGGAACGGCGGAGTTTTCTTCTGCCAGATTTGGCATGTAGGAAGGGCGTCGACCTGCG ATTACCAACCTAATGGACAAGCACCAATCTCAAGCACCGACAAGCCGATCACGCCTCAAACCCGCACCGACGGCACCGTCGAAGCATTCTCTACTCCCCGAAGGCTAAGAACCGATGAGATCCCTCAAATCGTCAATGATTTCAAACTCGCCGCAAGGAATGCCATCGAAGCACGTAACCTTCTGCTCCACATCCGAAGCA ACTTCGATGGGGTCGAAATCCACGCCGCGTACGGCTATCTACTCGAACAGTTCATGAAAGACAGTGTCAACGACCGAACCGACGAGTACGGCGGGAGCATCGAGAACCGCTGCCGCTTTGCTTTAGAGGTCGTCGAAGCGGTCGCGAATGAGATCGGGCCCGACAGAGTTGGAATCCGGCTCTCGCCGTATTCCAACTGCTTGGACTGCCGTGACTCGAACCCGACTGCCCTGGGGCTATACATGGTCCAGTCACTCAACAAGTATAACATCCTCTACTGCAGTATGGTCGAGCCCGACATGGTTAAGGTGGGCGGGAAATTGCGAGCTGCCCGCGGCCTTTCTCCGATGAGGAAGGCTTTCGAGGGGAGTTTTATGGTGGGAGGAGGGTATGATAGAGAGGAAGGGAACAAGGCCGTGGCCGAGGGGTACGCGGATTTGGTGGCTTATGGTAAATGGTTCTTGGCTAATCCCGACTTGCCGAAAAGATTCGAGATCAATGCAGGTCTGAACAAGTATGATAGGTCTACCTTCTATACTTCTGATCCTGTTGTGGGGTATACAGATTACCCATTTCTTGATTCTGTTTCATAA
- the LOC109726753 gene encoding putative 12-oxophytodienoate reductase 8 isoform X4 yields the protein METIPLLTPYKMGRFNLSHRIVLAPLTRSRSYGNLPQKHAILYYSQRTTKGGLLIAEATGVSSTAQGYPNTPGVWTAEQVEAWKPVVDAVHRNGGVFFCQIWHVGRASTCDYQPNGQAPISSTDKPITPQTRTDGTVEAFSTPRRLRTDEIPQIVNDFKLAARNAIEAHFDGVEIHAAYGYLLEQFMKDSVNDRTDEYGGSIENRCRFALEVVEAVANEIGPDRVGIRLSPYSNCLDCRDSNPTALGLYMVQSLNKYNILYCSMVEPDMVKVGGKLRAARGLSPMRKAFEGSFMVGGGYDREEGNKAVAEGYADLVAYGKWFLANPDLPKRFEINAGLNKYDRSTFYTSDPVVGYTDYPFLDSVS from the exons ATGGAAACAATTCCTCTTCTTACTCCCTACAAGATGGGGAGATTCAATCTCTCCCACAG GATCGTTTTGGCGCCGTTGACGCGATCGCGGTCGTACGGCAATCTTCCTCAGAAACATGCGATATTGTACTACTCTCAGAGAACCACGAAGGGCGGCCTTCTAATTGCCGAGGCAACAGGGGTCTCGAGCACAGCTCAGGGATATCCGAACACTCCCGGTGTGTGGACGGCGGAGCAAGTGGAGGCGTGGAAGCCTGTCGTGGACGCCGTGCATCGGAACGGCGGAGTTTTCTTCTGCCAGATTTGGCATGTAGGAAGGGCGTCGACCTGCG ATTACCAACCTAATGGACAAGCACCAATCTCAAGCACCGACAAGCCGATCACGCCTCAAACCCGCACCGACGGCACCGTCGAAGCATTCTCTACTCCCCGAAGGCTAAGAACCGATGAGATCCCTCAAATCGTCAATGATTTCAAACTCGCCGCAAGGAATGCCATCGAAGCAC ACTTCGATGGGGTCGAAATCCACGCCGCGTACGGCTATCTACTCGAACAGTTCATGAAAGACAGTGTCAACGACCGAACCGACGAGTACGGCGGGAGCATCGAGAACCGCTGCCGCTTTGCTTTAGAGGTCGTCGAAGCGGTCGCGAATGAGATCGGGCCCGACAGAGTTGGAATCCGGCTCTCGCCGTATTCCAACTGCTTGGACTGCCGTGACTCGAACCCGACTGCCCTGGGGCTATACATGGTCCAGTCACTCAACAAGTATAACATCCTCTACTGCAGTATGGTCGAGCCCGACATGGTTAAGGTGGGCGGGAAATTGCGAGCTGCCCGCGGCCTTTCTCCGATGAGGAAGGCTTTCGAGGGGAGTTTTATGGTGGGAGGAGGGTATGATAGAGAGGAAGGGAACAAGGCCGTGGCCGAGGGGTACGCGGATTTGGTGGCTTATGGTAAATGGTTCTTGGCTAATCCCGACTTGCCGAAAAGATTCGAGATCAATGCAGGTCTGAACAAGTATGATAGGTCTACCTTCTATACTTCTGATCCTGTTGTGGGGTATACAGATTACCCATTTCTTGATTCTGTTTCATAA